Proteins co-encoded in one Deinococcus detaillensis genomic window:
- a CDS encoding protease inhibitor I42 family protein has protein sequence MTLRAQTLLMVAVLALLSPASAQKQTGNPVAKSKSLTLKVGAAGQDLKVSAGDTLRFELSSSAGTGYAWHVLDVDPVFLALVDRTVTAAPTANTVGASAARPVVGSSGPVTTYIYYVKKSLDLGGYSVTTPVVFVNLPPGRQTTQTAKLIQFNLAGK, from the coding sequence ATGACCCTCCGTGCCCAGACACTGTTGATGGTTGCCGTGCTTGCCCTGCTCTCTCCAGCCAGCGCACAGAAGCAAACGGGGAACCCAGTGGCCAAAAGTAAGAGCTTGACGCTCAAAGTCGGCGCAGCGGGCCAAGACCTCAAGGTGAGCGCGGGCGATACCCTACGCTTTGAATTGAGCAGCAGCGCCGGCACCGGCTACGCCTGGCACGTCCTCGACGTCGACCCGGTCTTTCTGGCTCTGGTGGACAGAACGGTTACTGCCGCGCCCACTGCCAACACGGTTGGAGCGAGCGCGGCGAGGCCGGTGGTCGGCAGTTCCGGCCCAGTGACCACCTACATCTACTACGTCAAAAAGTCACTCGACCTCGGCGGCTACTCGGTCACTACGCCGGTTGTCTTTGTCAACCTGCCGCCCGGACGCCAGACCACCCAAACGGCGAAGCTGATTCAGTTCAACTTGGCAGGCAAGTGA
- a CDS encoding ATP-binding protein, giving the protein MEKSTVSERNEVLFIGGRSGVGKTSLAAELHYQLSALRIKHAVIEGDNLDLAYPPPWKYGLAEQNLKSIWGNYRALGYRRLIYTNTVSVLHTGDLMRAIGEDSLANAVLLTASDGTARLRLEQREIGAGLETHLERSSQRAAELDERTPAWVNRICTDERPVQELAAEVLALLNWNETP; this is encoded by the coding sequence ATGGAGAAATCTACGGTCTCTGAGCGCAACGAGGTACTGTTTATAGGTGGCCGCTCCGGGGTGGGCAAAACGAGTCTGGCCGCCGAGTTGCACTATCAGCTCTCAGCTCTGCGGATTAAACACGCGGTCATTGAGGGCGACAACCTCGATCTGGCGTACCCACCGCCTTGGAAATACGGCTTGGCCGAACAGAATCTGAAATCCATCTGGGGCAACTACCGTGCCCTCGGCTACCGCAGATTAATTTACACCAACACTGTCAGCGTTCTTCACACTGGCGATCTGATGCGGGCAATAGGCGAAGATTCTTTAGCGAACGCCGTGCTACTGACTGCATCAGACGGTACGGCGCGGCTCCGCCTAGAGCAGCGGGAGATCGGTGCAGGTCTGGAAACACATCTTGAAAGGAGTAGTCAACGGGCCGCCGAGCTTGATGAACGGACGCCAGCTTGGGTTAACCGCATTTGTACCGATGAAAGGCCAGTCCAAGAACTCGCTGCCGAGGTTCTAGCTTTGCTCAATTGGAACGAAACCCCTTAA
- a CDS encoding carboxypeptidase M32, whose protein sequence is MTVTAPKQVASISPLDTLKRRLNLISDLGAAQGLLSWDQETQMPEDAARVRGLQMSSLAGLSHHLLTSDETRALLEAAEAVDAGQLSEVDVDLLRVTRRDFDKATKLPTAFVEDVSQARNEAHHAWIKARADNDFASFAPYLERVLSLTKQYAELIGYDQHPYDVLLDDYEPGMKTAHVRQIFTDLRERTLPLLRSIVAAGDATDYGVLTRPFPAVAQRQLSLKVAEEAFGLLPSFSRLDESAHPFQTNFSADDIRITTRFDEHYFPMSLFGTWHETGHAMYEHGVSQELERTPLARGASLGVHESQSRLFENLLGRSKAFWQHYFAELAKAAPEVAAGQSAESIYRAVNRVQPSLIRVEADEVTYNFHIMLRFELELALIEGELSVADLPAAWNAKMQEYLGVVPDSDSEGVLQDIHWSAGLIGYFPTYSLGNLLSVQLLEAACQNPEIAAGLQNADYAPLREWLRVNVHQYGRRRTPAQIVEGATGQPLSADAYVKYLFEKYGEIYGL, encoded by the coding sequence ATGACTGTCACTGCTCCCAAACAGGTCGCCTCCATCAGCCCCTTGGACACTCTCAAGCGCCGCCTCAATCTCATCAGTGATCTGGGCGCGGCGCAGGGCCTGCTGTCGTGGGATCAGGAAACCCAGATGCCGGAGGACGCGGCGCGGGTTCGCGGGCTTCAAATGTCCAGTTTGGCCGGACTCAGCCACCACCTGTTGACCTCCGACGAAACGCGGGCGCTGCTGGAGGCCGCTGAAGCGGTGGACGCCGGGCAACTCAGCGAAGTGGACGTGGACTTGTTGAGGGTGACTCGGCGTGACTTTGACAAAGCCACCAAGCTGCCCACCGCCTTTGTGGAAGACGTTTCGCAGGCCCGAAACGAGGCCCACCACGCCTGGATCAAGGCGCGGGCCGACAATGACTTCGCTTCTTTCGCGCCGTACTTGGAGCGGGTGCTGAGCCTGACCAAACAGTACGCTGAGCTGATCGGTTATGACCAGCACCCGTACGACGTGCTCCTCGATGACTACGAACCCGGCATGAAGACGGCCCACGTCCGGCAGATTTTCACCGATTTGCGTGAGCGCACCTTGCCGCTGCTGCGCTCCATCGTCGCGGCAGGCGATGCCACGGATTACGGCGTGCTGACGCGCCCATTTCCGGCGGTGGCCCAGCGTCAGCTTTCGCTCAAAGTTGCCGAAGAAGCGTTCGGTCTACTGCCCAGCTTTTCGCGGCTGGATGAAAGCGCCCACCCCTTTCAGACCAACTTCAGCGCCGATGACATCCGCATCACCACCCGCTTTGACGAACACTACTTTCCCATGAGCTTGTTCGGAACTTGGCACGAAACCGGCCACGCCATGTACGAACACGGCGTCAGCCAAGAGTTGGAGCGTACACCGCTTGCACGCGGAGCCAGCTTGGGCGTTCACGAAAGTCAGTCGCGCCTCTTTGAGAACTTGCTGGGCCGCTCCAAGGCGTTTTGGCAGCACTATTTTGCCGAGTTGGCCAAAGCCGCCCCGGAAGTGGCCGCCGGCCAGAGCGCCGAGTCCATTTACCGCGCCGTCAACCGCGTGCAGCCGAGCCTGATTCGGGTGGAAGCCGACGAAGTGACCTACAACTTTCACATCATGCTGCGCTTTGAGTTGGAGCTGGCCCTGATCGAGGGTGAGCTGAGCGTGGCTGACTTGCCCGCCGCTTGGAATGCCAAGATGCAGGAATATTTGGGTGTGGTGCCTGACAGCGACAGCGAAGGCGTGCTGCAAGATATTCACTGGTCGGCGGGTCTGATCGGGTATTTCCCGACGTACAGCCTCGGCAACTTGCTGAGCGTGCAGCTCCTAGAAGCCGCTTGCCAGAATCCTGAAATTGCCGCCGGACTCCAGAACGCCGATTACGCGCCGCTGCGGGAATGGCTGCGTGTCAACGTGCACCAGTATGGCCGCCGCCGCACCCCCGCGCAGATCGTGGAGGGAGCCACCGGCCAGCCGCTGAGCGCCGACGCTTACGTGAAGTATTTGTTTGAGAAATATGGAGAAATCTACGGTCTCTGA
- a CDS encoding bifunctional folylpolyglutamate synthase/dihydrofolate synthase codes for MSNHLDWLYARQRFGVHPGLGRVRELLNMLGDPQTTFQTVLVGGTNGKGSTAATLASILQSSGRRTALFTSPHLTRFAERFVVGGQELSADVVEAGLGRVRPHAEALGATFFEIVVALGCWLFAEAGAQWAVMEVGLGGRLDATNALEPALSVITGVALDHTEILGDTLSAIASEKAGILRAGLPAVTGIVPAFWPLLDATGADVWALGREAQVEVQSQGWQGSRVTLTSPAGSLTVQTPLLGQHGAMNAALAVLAVQRLGTDLEAIQKGVTQIRWPGRLEKLIWLGGLDGLERQVVLDGAHNPDGARALAAALRSLGVEKVPLVFGAAGDKDIAGVVAELAPIASQVILTRSRLSPRAAEPQELAKFFEPFGIPVRSASTPAGALASLPPGLSVVCGSLYLLGEVRPLLLGEAAEERERWQ; via the coding sequence TTGAGTAACCATCTCGATTGGCTCTACGCCCGTCAGCGCTTCGGGGTACATCCGGGTTTGGGCCGGGTGCGTGAGCTACTGAATATGCTGGGCGATCCGCAAACTACTTTTCAAACCGTTTTGGTGGGCGGTACCAACGGCAAGGGCAGCACGGCGGCGACGCTGGCCAGCATTCTCCAGTCATCGGGCCGGCGCACCGCCCTGTTTACCAGTCCGCACCTGACCCGCTTTGCTGAGCGCTTCGTGGTGGGTGGTCAGGAGTTATCCGCTGATGTGGTTGAAGCTGGACTGGGCCGAGTACGCCCCCACGCCGAAGCGCTCGGAGCGACTTTTTTTGAAATCGTGGTGGCGCTGGGCTGCTGGCTGTTTGCGGAGGCCGGAGCGCAGTGGGCCGTGATGGAAGTCGGGCTGGGCGGGCGGCTCGACGCCACCAACGCGCTTGAGCCGGCCTTGAGTGTCATTACAGGTGTGGCTCTGGACCATACTGAGATTCTGGGCGATACCCTCAGCGCCATTGCCAGCGAGAAAGCCGGAATTCTGCGGGCTGGCCTGCCGGCCGTGACTGGCATCGTGCCCGCTTTCTGGCCGCTGCTCGACGCGACGGGCGCGGACGTGTGGGCGCTGGGCCGCGAGGCGCAAGTAGAAGTGCAATCGCAGGGTTGGCAAGGCTCACGGGTGACGCTCACCAGCCCTGCCGGAAGCCTTACGGTTCAGACCCCACTGCTCGGGCAACACGGGGCTATGAACGCGGCGCTGGCGGTGCTGGCGGTCCAGCGCTTGGGTACCGATTTGGAAGCCATTCAGAAGGGCGTTACGCAAATTCGTTGGCCGGGCAGGTTAGAAAAACTGATTTGGCTCGGCGGGCTGGACGGTTTGGAGCGCCAAGTGGTGCTCGATGGTGCCCATAATCCAGACGGCGCGCGGGCACTGGCAGCGGCGCTGCGGAGTCTGGGCGTAGAGAAAGTGCCGCTGGTCTTCGGTGCAGCGGGCGACAAAGATATTGCCGGCGTGGTGGCTGAACTTGCGCCCATTGCCAGTCAGGTGATCCTCACGCGCTCGCGGCTGAGTCCCCGCGCCGCCGAGCCGCAGGAGTTGGCCAAATTCTTTGAACCGTTCGGGATTCCGGTTCGCTCCGCATCTACGCCTGCCGGGGCGCTGGCGTCGTTGCCGCCGGGCCTGAGCGTGGTGTGCGGCAGCTTGTACTTGCTGGGCGAAGTGCGCCCCCTGCTGCTGGGCGAGGCGGCGGAAGAGCGCGAACGGTGGCAGTGA
- a CDS encoding manganese-dependent inorganic pyrophosphatase produces the protein MISVFGHLNPDTDAITAALVYAHFLTRTGTPATPYRLGELNHETAYVLREAGVNAPDLLAALPAGSSVALVDHNESAQSVPNLAELDVRYVVDHHKLGDLSTAQPAFLRFEPLGCTGTLLLKLHREAGLSVEPTDARLLLSAILSDTLQFRSPTTTDTDRDAAAFLAPIAGISDVEGYAMQMFAAKSDLGDMPADKLLKMDYKVFPLGSETWGIGMIETTNPAYVFGRQAELLSAMQAEKAASKLSGILLGVVDILNETNRTLIVSDTEAEVVQAAFGVATEQHLADLGNLISRKKQIVPALEAYFAQ, from the coding sequence ATGATTTCTGTTTTTGGCCATCTCAATCCCGATACCGACGCCATCACGGCGGCGCTGGTTTATGCTCACTTCCTGACCCGCACGGGCACGCCGGCGACCCCTTACCGCCTCGGTGAACTCAACCACGAGACGGCTTACGTGCTGCGTGAGGCGGGCGTGAACGCGCCGGACTTGCTTGCGGCTTTACCTGCGGGCAGTTCGGTGGCGCTGGTGGATCACAACGAGTCGGCCCAGAGTGTGCCCAACTTGGCCGAACTTGACGTGCGCTATGTGGTGGATCACCACAAGCTTGGCGACCTGAGCACCGCCCAGCCTGCTTTCCTGCGCTTTGAGCCGCTGGGCTGCACTGGCACGCTGCTGCTCAAGTTGCACCGCGAAGCGGGCCTGAGCGTCGAGCCTACCGACGCCCGCTTGCTGCTGAGCGCCATTCTCTCGGACACCTTGCAGTTTCGCAGTCCCACCACCACCGATACAGACAGGGACGCTGCCGCTTTTCTCGCGCCTATCGCGGGTATCAGCGACGTGGAAGGCTACGCCATGCAGATGTTCGCGGCCAAGAGCGACCTTGGTGACATGCCCGCCGACAAACTGCTCAAAATGGATTACAAAGTTTTTCCGCTCGGGTCAGAAACGTGGGGCATCGGCATGATTGAAACGACCAATCCAGCTTACGTTTTCGGGCGGCAAGCCGAACTGCTCAGCGCCATGCAAGCCGAGAAGGCCGCCAGCAAGTTGAGTGGCATTTTGCTGGGTGTAGTGGATATTTTGAACGAAACCAACCGTACCTTGATCGTGTCGGATACTGAGGCGGAGGTGGTGCAGGCGGCCTTTGGCGTAGCGACTGAGCAGCATCTGGCCGATTTGGGCAATCTGATCAGCCGCAAAAAGCAGATTGTCCCCGCTTTAGAAGCGTATTTCGCTCAGTAA
- a CDS encoding S-layer homology domain-containing protein: MKKSLLALTAALSFGFAAAQDTAPAAAPAAQIPALTDVPAGHWAKDAIDRLVSQGVILGYPDGTFRGTQNLTRYEAAVIIARLLNQMGTAQAPVMDPETMTSLQNAIQELAADLAALGVRVSDLEENAVTKDDFSRLEQRVEELGGQMSSMPAPAESAGAFDNTANEETQADLQDQVSTVQDQVAGNSDAIADLQGQISDFTTRADDLSANYDTLRADVDDNASSIAALNDLTVLLNQDILNLQDRSSAIEAAQADFVQRADFDNLVGRVAVNETKITDIGNRVTLLEKNAFSIKPNLSATYYVARADRDMDIDRLFAGTKFSTGDDGDAGTSDTSVDYVDLAGDTTKVVNNADGLYGFSTSTITLTGIDPTTKAAITKTVPANNGALGDYKISDADTKLGYTTAAYAPIAGVNKEGRTSISFGITFNTTGTANNGTSTNTGAYLTSAGGVAIKNVDIKFGISANPSLTGDQKQADLDKYPAITDSNGYKYQPLFFYFKNGTATFTVGNSPVTVDFGRGVKAKFSDYVFDNDKNARGDGYVVTVDGGNLPVLGAFKPIIKAVYGSSRLSYKADGSNNYAADGRDGDYQYYRGVRAEITPIGTLKLGLNYAQEGLDSVGLKAGLNQGNSTSLFARKVTLLDGSTIVVSDAKTYGADAHGALAGFQIDSEYARSVLSGQNGGNAAVTSGSNVFYAKTSGSVGPIRIYDLNYRSVDANYDKTAAISEANPKDGDNGSTAPYNRGDRATTDNNGATQYATPGQVGAAAQVGGTLGPVAVGGYYNVQTVQGGNLGSTDNNGIVDYGVAAKVNLLNLVTVRGGYYSLYTGTNSADISNSAKTDMVATAANEAATRYIARADLTPGFGFSVGGYYQDVSIGGTRAATDTVIYGIAGKTASLFANSRYNSYYTLNDTALTNQSGCGSQHPGTGLTDTDAVGGALTFSLGAFSDKVCYSEYGAEIMHDGALPGALVKNLSLRFGYAKRLSSGSSSYNDSLLYADGLYNAKLGFLNVNLKGLYNNFIYDSAAKADLSTVAAGAKVSTDTIDTIFKPSVEGQVGYLSRNYTGSSDATKNYGVSALSYRAGIKLNDFLLPTGKLAVYYAGLNTKNRAYTPWDNGDDNNAGKYVDNGSAYSINQNGVYVEGNYYDLSFAYGLYNLSAKDANGTQMALPSGQVAQGSTFKITYKVNF, encoded by the coding sequence ATGAAGAAGTCTTTGCTCGCTCTCACCGCTGCGTTGTCGTTTGGTTTCGCAGCCGCTCAGGACACCGCCCCGGCGGCAGCTCCAGCAGCTCAAATCCCTGCCTTGACCGATGTGCCTGCCGGTCACTGGGCCAAAGACGCGATTGACCGTCTTGTGTCGCAGGGCGTCATTCTGGGCTACCCCGACGGTACCTTCCGCGGCACCCAGAACCTGACCCGCTACGAAGCGGCCGTCATCATTGCGCGTCTGCTCAACCAGATGGGCACCGCGCAGGCTCCTGTCATGGACCCAGAAACCATGACCAGCTTGCAAAACGCTATTCAGGAGCTGGCCGCCGATCTGGCCGCTCTGGGTGTGCGCGTCAGCGACCTCGAAGAAAACGCCGTGACCAAAGACGACTTCTCCCGTTTGGAGCAGCGCGTCGAGGAATTAGGCGGCCAGATGTCCAGCATGCCTGCGCCTGCCGAGAGCGCCGGGGCGTTTGATAACACTGCCAACGAGGAAACTCAGGCTGATCTGCAAGACCAAGTTTCCACCGTGCAAGACCAAGTCGCGGGCAACAGCGACGCGATTGCCGATCTGCAAGGCCAGATCAGCGACTTCACCACCCGTGCCGACGACCTCTCGGCCAACTACGACACCTTGCGTGCCGATGTGGACGACAACGCCAGCAGCATCGCCGCCCTCAACGACTTGACTGTCTTGCTCAACCAGGACATCCTCAACTTGCAAGACCGCTCCAGCGCCATCGAAGCTGCTCAAGCCGACTTCGTGCAGCGTGCTGATTTTGACAACTTGGTGGGCCGCGTGGCCGTCAACGAAACCAAAATCACCGACATCGGCAACCGCGTTACGTTGTTGGAGAAAAACGCCTTCAGCATCAAGCCCAACCTCAGTGCGACCTACTACGTGGCCCGCGCCGACCGTGACATGGACATTGACCGCCTCTTCGCTGGCACCAAGTTCAGCACGGGCGATGACGGTGATGCCGGCACGTCTGATACCTCTGTAGACTACGTGGACTTGGCGGGCGACACCACCAAAGTGGTCAACAACGCCGACGGCCTGTACGGTTTCTCGACCAGCACTATTACGCTGACCGGTATTGATCCCACCACCAAAGCAGCTATCACCAAGACGGTTCCGGCTAACAATGGTGCTTTAGGGGATTACAAAATCAGCGATGCTGATACGAAACTGGGCTACACCACTGCGGCCTACGCTCCGATTGCGGGCGTGAACAAAGAAGGCCGCACCAGCATTAGTTTCGGTATCACCTTCAACACCACTGGCACGGCCAACAACGGCACCAGCACCAACACTGGCGCTTACCTCACCAGCGCGGGCGGCGTGGCTATCAAGAATGTCGACATCAAGTTCGGCATCTCCGCTAATCCCTCGCTGACGGGTGACCAGAAACAAGCAGACTTAGACAAGTACCCCGCTATCACCGACAGTAACGGCTACAAGTACCAGCCGCTGTTCTTCTACTTTAAGAACGGCACGGCGACCTTCACAGTCGGCAACAGCCCCGTGACGGTGGACTTCGGACGCGGCGTGAAAGCCAAGTTCAGCGACTACGTGTTCGACAATGACAAAAACGCTCGCGGTGACGGCTACGTGGTCACGGTGGACGGCGGCAACTTGCCAGTGCTGGGAGCCTTTAAGCCCATCATCAAAGCGGTCTACGGCAGCAGCCGCCTGAGCTACAAAGCCGACGGCAGCAACAACTACGCTGCTGACGGACGTGACGGCGACTACCAGTACTACCGTGGCGTGCGTGCCGAGATTACCCCGATTGGTACCCTCAAGCTGGGCCTGAACTACGCGCAGGAAGGTTTGGACAGCGTGGGCCTCAAAGCGGGCCTGAATCAAGGCAACAGCACCTCCCTATTCGCGAGAAAAGTGACGCTGCTCGACGGCTCCACCATCGTGGTGTCGGATGCCAAAACTTACGGCGCAGACGCGCACGGCGCACTTGCGGGCTTCCAGATTGACAGCGAATACGCCCGTAGCGTGTTGAGCGGTCAAAACGGCGGCAACGCGGCAGTCACCAGCGGAAGCAATGTCTTCTATGCCAAGACCAGTGGCAGCGTCGGTCCCATTCGCATCTACGACCTGAACTACCGCAGCGTTGATGCCAACTACGACAAAACTGCTGCGATCTCCGAAGCCAACCCCAAAGACGGCGACAACGGCAGCACGGCTCCCTATAACCGTGGTGACCGCGCCACGACCGATAACAACGGCGCAACTCAGTACGCTACTCCTGGCCAAGTCGGTGCGGCGGCGCAAGTGGGCGGCACCCTCGGCCCCGTGGCGGTGGGCGGTTACTACAACGTTCAGACCGTTCAGGGCGGCAACCTCGGTTCCACCGACAACAACGGCATCGTGGACTACGGCGTGGCCGCCAAAGTTAACTTGTTGAACTTGGTCACGGTGCGCGGCGGCTACTACAGCCTCTACACCGGCACCAACTCGGCAGACATCAGCAATAGCGCCAAGACCGACATGGTGGCAACGGCCGCCAACGAAGCGGCCACCCGCTACATCGCGCGTGCTGACCTGACCCCCGGCTTTGGCTTCTCGGTTGGCGGCTACTACCAAGACGTGAGCATCGGTGGCACCCGCGCCGCGACAGATACTGTGATCTACGGAATCGCCGGAAAGACTGCCAGCCTGTTTGCTAACAGCCGCTACAACAGCTACTACACCCTCAACGACACCGCCCTCACCAACCAGAGCGGCTGTGGCTCGCAGCACCCCGGCACCGGCCTGACCGATACCGACGCAGTTGGCGGCGCACTGACCTTCAGCTTGGGCGCGTTCTCTGACAAGGTCTGCTACAGCGAGTACGGCGCAGAAATCATGCACGACGGCGCTTTGCCCGGTGCATTGGTCAAGAACCTGTCGCTTCGTTTTGGCTACGCCAAGCGCCTCAGCAGCGGCTCCTCCTCTTACAACGACAGCTTGCTCTACGCTGACGGGTTGTACAACGCCAAGCTGGGCTTCCTCAATGTGAACCTCAAAGGCCTCTACAACAACTTCATCTACGACAGCGCGGCCAAGGCTGATCTTTCGACTGTCGCTGCCGGAGCCAAGGTCAGCACCGACACCATTGACACCATCTTCAAGCCCAGCGTCGAAGGTCAGGTCGGCTACCTCAGCCGCAACTACACCGGCAGCTCCGACGCGACCAAGAACTACGGCGTTTCGGCACTGAGCTACCGTGCGGGCATCAAGCTCAACGACTTCCTGTTGCCCACCGGCAAACTGGCCGTCTACTACGCTGGCCTGAACACCAAGAACCGCGCTTACACCCCTTGGGATAATGGCGACGACAACAACGCCGGGAAGTACGTTGACAACGGCAGCGCTTACTCGATCAACCAGAACGGCGTCTACGTGGAAGGCAACTACTACGATCTGTCGTTCGCGTACGGCCTCTACAACTTGAGCGCCAAAGACGCCAACGGCACCCAGATGGCCCTGCCCAGCGGCCAAGTGGCTCAGGGTTCGACCTTCAAGATCACCTACAAGGTCAACTTCTAA